A genome region from Arachis duranensis cultivar V14167 chromosome 6, aradu.V14167.gnm2.J7QH, whole genome shotgun sequence includes the following:
- the LOC107494655 gene encoding centromere protein C isoform X1, with product MEMQNPAKPEGKLAVISEVPGLFDSEILSDIAFDEENDVAAASGEAVEFPRKRRPALGLKRARFSLKPTKTQSVESLIPTLDLDKLKDPVEFFLAHDRLEKAKREIQKQTGEFLESNLSDTTTKMRQRRPGLSGNNERRVRYKHRYPKETFDNNDYVLPSQKASESVDLGPVGESTDEGGACLTPLENEVTDSPVIEENKINEILDGLLQCNSEDLEGDEAVTLLQERLHIKPIVLEKLSIPDFPNNDQVIGMKSLHGNSSNPRKWKPLSILDNLLKGFNSRTPIRQGIGCQLQQSASPTPPRSPFAPLSSLLLHLSHPKPSVDPFAADGIDHLSTRKNSPIPLINQEHKLAASGNPSNEPSANVIDDGIAINKTSSPGDTVRNGSYSSGKSKEDSIGSSETHSVEDTVRDCACTPQKSVEDNPGQPESDANIESNGPRVDMDVNTGASGMEGIIRDCACTPQKSVEDNQRLPEFDVTIESNGPHIDMDVDIGDSGMNDIVGRPNIVTNRVENEAENLQAHAAVGPSDDSNINMPNQPADQSDPAGFLANDHDKNSRRSDDGPEQCLQEKTDGNSILPDYGQRRVRRSKRQHKDKSLSRRQSLAAAGTSWEAGLRRSTRIRTRPLEFWRGERMVYGRVHDSEYNTNTYHGNTLGLATVIGIKCISPGTDGKPTMKVKSYVSDEYKELLELASLC from the exons ATG GAAATGCAAAATCCTGCTAAACCTGAGGGCAAGTTGGCTGTGATATCTGAAGTTCCTGGACTGTTTGACTCTGAAATCTTGAGTGATATAGCATTTGATGAGGAGAATGACGTTGCTGCTGCTTCTGGAGAGGCTGTAGAGTTTCCTCGAAAACGGAGACCTGCTTTAGGCCTGAAGCGAGCTCGTTTTTCTTTAAAGCCAACTAAAAC TCAATCTGTTGAGAGTTTGATTCCAACTCTGGACCTTGATAAACTGAAAGATCCAGTGGAATTCTTCTTGGCCCATGATCGGCTAGAAA AAGCGAAAAGAGAGATACAGAAGCAGACAGGTGAGTTTCTTGAGTCAAATCTGTCTGATACTACCACTAAGATGCGACAACGTCGACCAGGACTTTCAGGGAATAATGAGCG GCGGGTCAGATACAAGCATCGTTATCCTAAAGAAACTTTTGACAATAATGATTATGTTCTACCCTCTCAAAAGGCAAGTGAATCTGTCGATCTTGGCCCTGTTGGTGAGAGCACAGATGAAGGTGGAGCTTGTCTTACACCACTGGAAAATGAAGTAACTG ATTCACCTGTTATTGAAGAGAACAAGATCAATGAAATACTGGATGGATTGCTTCAATGCAATTCTGAAGATCTAGAAGGGGATGAAGCAGTGACTCTTTTGCAGGAGAGGTTACATATCAAACCAATTGTTCTGGAGAAATTATCTATTCCTGACTTCCCAAATAATGACCAAGTTATTGGTATGAAATCTTTGCATGGGAACTCGTCAAATCCAAGGAAGTGGAAACCTTTATCCATCCTTGATAATTTGTTGAAAGGATTTAATAGTAGAACACCTATTAGACAGGGCATAGGATGCCAATTGCAGCAATCAGCTTCACCCACCCCACCAAGAAGTCCATTTGCTCCACTATCTTCCTTGCTGCTTCACCTTTCACACCCAAAGCCATCGGTGGATCCATTTGCAGCTGATGGAATTGATCATTTATCCACAAGAAAGAATTCCCCAATTCCTCTGATAAACCAGGAGCACAAACTTGCTGCTTCTGGGAATCCATCAAATGAACCCTCTGCAAACGTAATTGATGATGGTATTGCCATTAATAAGACAAGTTCACCAGGTGATACTGTCAGGAATGGCTCCTATTCTTCTGGAAAATCCAAGGAAGATTCAATTGGAAGTAGTGAGACACATTCAGTGGAAGACACAGTCAGAGATTGTGCTTGTACACCCCAAAAGTCTGTGGAGGATAATCCAGGGCAACCTGAGTCTGATGCTAATATTGAGTCAAATGGACCTCGTGTTGACATGGACGTGAATACTGGAGCCAGTGGGATGGAAGGTATCATTAGAGATTGTGCTTGTACACCCCAAAAGTCCGTGGAGGATAATCAAAGGCTTCCTGAGTTTGATGTTACTATTGAGTCAAATGGTCCTCATATTGACATGGATGTGGATATTGGAGACAGTGGTATGAATGACATAGTAGGGAGGCCAAATATTGTAACAAATAGGGTTGAGAATGAA GCAGAAAATTTGCAGGCACATGCGGCTGTTGGGCCATCAGATGATTCTAATATTAACATGCCAAATCAACCAG CAGATCAGTCAGACCCTGCTGGGTTTCTAGCAAATGATCATGATAAAAATTCCAGAAGATCAGATGATGGTCCAGAACAGTGTTTACAG GAAAAGACAGATGGTAATTCTATTTTGCCTGATTATGGACAAAGGAGAGTTAGGCGATCGAAAAGACAACATAAAGATAAAAGTCTTTCTCGGAGGCAGAGCCTTGCAG CTGCCGGTACATCATGGGAGGCTGGACTAAGGAGGAGCACCAGGATCAGGACAAGGCCTTTGGAATTTTGGAGAGGGGAAAGAATGGTGTATGGTCGTGTACATGATAGTGAGTACAATACTAATACTTATCACGGGAACACACTAG GTTTGGCCACTGTCATTGGTATTAAGTGCATTTCACCGGGAACTGATGGGAAACCCACTATGAAGGTGAAATCTTATGTATCCGATGAATACAAAGAGCTTTTGGAGCTGGCATCTCTATGTTGA
- the LOC107494655 gene encoding centromere protein C isoform X3 — protein sequence MEMQNPAKPEGKLAVISEVPGLFDSEILSDIAFDEENDVAAASGEAVEFPRKRRPALGLKRARFSLKPTKTQSVESLIPTLDLDKLKDPVEFFLAHDRLEKAKREIQKQTGEFLESNLSDTTTKMRQRRPGLSGNNERRVRYKHRYPKETFDNNDYVLPSQKASESVDLGPVGESTDEGGACLTPLENEVTDSPVIEENKINEILDGLLQCNSEDLEGDEAVTLLQERLHIKPIVLEKLSIPDFPNNDQVIGMKSLHGNSSNPRKWKPLSILDNLLKGFNSRTPIRQGIGCQLQQSASPTPPRSPFAPLSSLLLHLSHPKPSVDPFAADGIDHLSTRKNSPIPLINQEHKLAASGNPSNEPSANVIDDGIAINKTSSPGDTVRNGSYSSGKSKEDSIGSSETHSVEDTVRDCACTPQKSVEDNPGQPESDANIESNGPRVDMDVNTGASGMEGIIRDCACTPQKSVEDNQRLPEFDVTIESNGPHIDMDVDIGDSGMNDIVGRPNIVTNRVENEAENLQAHAAVGPSDDSNINMPNQPADQSDPAGFLANDHDKNSRRSDDGPEQCLQEKTDGNSILPDYGQRRVRRSKRQHKDKSLSRRQSLAAAGTSWEAGLRRSTRIRTRPLEFWRGERMVYGRVHDSLATVIGIKCISPGTDGKPTMKVKSYVSDEYKELLELASLC from the exons ATG GAAATGCAAAATCCTGCTAAACCTGAGGGCAAGTTGGCTGTGATATCTGAAGTTCCTGGACTGTTTGACTCTGAAATCTTGAGTGATATAGCATTTGATGAGGAGAATGACGTTGCTGCTGCTTCTGGAGAGGCTGTAGAGTTTCCTCGAAAACGGAGACCTGCTTTAGGCCTGAAGCGAGCTCGTTTTTCTTTAAAGCCAACTAAAAC TCAATCTGTTGAGAGTTTGATTCCAACTCTGGACCTTGATAAACTGAAAGATCCAGTGGAATTCTTCTTGGCCCATGATCGGCTAGAAA AAGCGAAAAGAGAGATACAGAAGCAGACAGGTGAGTTTCTTGAGTCAAATCTGTCTGATACTACCACTAAGATGCGACAACGTCGACCAGGACTTTCAGGGAATAATGAGCG GCGGGTCAGATACAAGCATCGTTATCCTAAAGAAACTTTTGACAATAATGATTATGTTCTACCCTCTCAAAAGGCAAGTGAATCTGTCGATCTTGGCCCTGTTGGTGAGAGCACAGATGAAGGTGGAGCTTGTCTTACACCACTGGAAAATGAAGTAACTG ATTCACCTGTTATTGAAGAGAACAAGATCAATGAAATACTGGATGGATTGCTTCAATGCAATTCTGAAGATCTAGAAGGGGATGAAGCAGTGACTCTTTTGCAGGAGAGGTTACATATCAAACCAATTGTTCTGGAGAAATTATCTATTCCTGACTTCCCAAATAATGACCAAGTTATTGGTATGAAATCTTTGCATGGGAACTCGTCAAATCCAAGGAAGTGGAAACCTTTATCCATCCTTGATAATTTGTTGAAAGGATTTAATAGTAGAACACCTATTAGACAGGGCATAGGATGCCAATTGCAGCAATCAGCTTCACCCACCCCACCAAGAAGTCCATTTGCTCCACTATCTTCCTTGCTGCTTCACCTTTCACACCCAAAGCCATCGGTGGATCCATTTGCAGCTGATGGAATTGATCATTTATCCACAAGAAAGAATTCCCCAATTCCTCTGATAAACCAGGAGCACAAACTTGCTGCTTCTGGGAATCCATCAAATGAACCCTCTGCAAACGTAATTGATGATGGTATTGCCATTAATAAGACAAGTTCACCAGGTGATACTGTCAGGAATGGCTCCTATTCTTCTGGAAAATCCAAGGAAGATTCAATTGGAAGTAGTGAGACACATTCAGTGGAAGACACAGTCAGAGATTGTGCTTGTACACCCCAAAAGTCTGTGGAGGATAATCCAGGGCAACCTGAGTCTGATGCTAATATTGAGTCAAATGGACCTCGTGTTGACATGGACGTGAATACTGGAGCCAGTGGGATGGAAGGTATCATTAGAGATTGTGCTTGTACACCCCAAAAGTCCGTGGAGGATAATCAAAGGCTTCCTGAGTTTGATGTTACTATTGAGTCAAATGGTCCTCATATTGACATGGATGTGGATATTGGAGACAGTGGTATGAATGACATAGTAGGGAGGCCAAATATTGTAACAAATAGGGTTGAGAATGAA GCAGAAAATTTGCAGGCACATGCGGCTGTTGGGCCATCAGATGATTCTAATATTAACATGCCAAATCAACCAG CAGATCAGTCAGACCCTGCTGGGTTTCTAGCAAATGATCATGATAAAAATTCCAGAAGATCAGATGATGGTCCAGAACAGTGTTTACAG GAAAAGACAGATGGTAATTCTATTTTGCCTGATTATGGACAAAGGAGAGTTAGGCGATCGAAAAGACAACATAAAGATAAAAGTCTTTCTCGGAGGCAGAGCCTTGCAG CTGCCGGTACATCATGGGAGGCTGGACTAAGGAGGAGCACCAGGATCAGGACAAGGCCTTTGGAATTTTGGAGAGGGGAAAGAATGGTGTATGGTCGTGTACATGATA GTTTGGCCACTGTCATTGGTATTAAGTGCATTTCACCGGGAACTGATGGGAAACCCACTATGAAGGTGAAATCTTATGTATCCGATGAATACAAAGAGCTTTTGGAGCTGGCATCTCTATGTTGA
- the LOC107494655 gene encoding centromere protein C isoform X2 has translation MEMQNPAKPEGKLAVISEVPGLFDSEILSDIAFDEENDVAAASGEAVEFPRKRRPALGLKRARFSLKPTKTQSVESLIPTLDLDKLKDPVEFFLAHDRLEKAKREIQKQTGEFLESNLSDTTTKMRQRRPGLSGNNERRVRYKHRYPKETFDNNDYVLPSQKASESVDLGPVGESTDEGGACLTPLENEVTDSPVIEENKINEILDGLLQCNSEDLEGDEAVTLLQERLHIKPIVLEKLSIPDFPNNDQVIGMKSLHGNSSNPRKWKPLSILDNLLKGFNSRTPIRQGIGCQLQQSASPTPPRSPFAPLSSLLLHLSHPKPSVDPFAADGIDHLSTRKNSPIPLINQEHKLAASGNPSNEPSANVIDDGIAINKTSSPGDTVRNGSYSSGKSKEDSIGSSETHSVEDTVRDCACTPQKSVEDNPGQPESDANIESNGPRVDMDVNTGASGMEGIIRDCACTPQKSVEDNQRLPEFDVTIESNGPHIDMDVDIGDSGMNDIVGRPNIVTNRVENEAENLQAHAAVGPSDDSNINMPNQPDQSDPAGFLANDHDKNSRRSDDGPEQCLQEKTDGNSILPDYGQRRVRRSKRQHKDKSLSRRQSLAAAGTSWEAGLRRSTRIRTRPLEFWRGERMVYGRVHDSEYNTNTYHGNTLGLATVIGIKCISPGTDGKPTMKVKSYVSDEYKELLELASLC, from the exons ATG GAAATGCAAAATCCTGCTAAACCTGAGGGCAAGTTGGCTGTGATATCTGAAGTTCCTGGACTGTTTGACTCTGAAATCTTGAGTGATATAGCATTTGATGAGGAGAATGACGTTGCTGCTGCTTCTGGAGAGGCTGTAGAGTTTCCTCGAAAACGGAGACCTGCTTTAGGCCTGAAGCGAGCTCGTTTTTCTTTAAAGCCAACTAAAAC TCAATCTGTTGAGAGTTTGATTCCAACTCTGGACCTTGATAAACTGAAAGATCCAGTGGAATTCTTCTTGGCCCATGATCGGCTAGAAA AAGCGAAAAGAGAGATACAGAAGCAGACAGGTGAGTTTCTTGAGTCAAATCTGTCTGATACTACCACTAAGATGCGACAACGTCGACCAGGACTTTCAGGGAATAATGAGCG GCGGGTCAGATACAAGCATCGTTATCCTAAAGAAACTTTTGACAATAATGATTATGTTCTACCCTCTCAAAAGGCAAGTGAATCTGTCGATCTTGGCCCTGTTGGTGAGAGCACAGATGAAGGTGGAGCTTGTCTTACACCACTGGAAAATGAAGTAACTG ATTCACCTGTTATTGAAGAGAACAAGATCAATGAAATACTGGATGGATTGCTTCAATGCAATTCTGAAGATCTAGAAGGGGATGAAGCAGTGACTCTTTTGCAGGAGAGGTTACATATCAAACCAATTGTTCTGGAGAAATTATCTATTCCTGACTTCCCAAATAATGACCAAGTTATTGGTATGAAATCTTTGCATGGGAACTCGTCAAATCCAAGGAAGTGGAAACCTTTATCCATCCTTGATAATTTGTTGAAAGGATTTAATAGTAGAACACCTATTAGACAGGGCATAGGATGCCAATTGCAGCAATCAGCTTCACCCACCCCACCAAGAAGTCCATTTGCTCCACTATCTTCCTTGCTGCTTCACCTTTCACACCCAAAGCCATCGGTGGATCCATTTGCAGCTGATGGAATTGATCATTTATCCACAAGAAAGAATTCCCCAATTCCTCTGATAAACCAGGAGCACAAACTTGCTGCTTCTGGGAATCCATCAAATGAACCCTCTGCAAACGTAATTGATGATGGTATTGCCATTAATAAGACAAGTTCACCAGGTGATACTGTCAGGAATGGCTCCTATTCTTCTGGAAAATCCAAGGAAGATTCAATTGGAAGTAGTGAGACACATTCAGTGGAAGACACAGTCAGAGATTGTGCTTGTACACCCCAAAAGTCTGTGGAGGATAATCCAGGGCAACCTGAGTCTGATGCTAATATTGAGTCAAATGGACCTCGTGTTGACATGGACGTGAATACTGGAGCCAGTGGGATGGAAGGTATCATTAGAGATTGTGCTTGTACACCCCAAAAGTCCGTGGAGGATAATCAAAGGCTTCCTGAGTTTGATGTTACTATTGAGTCAAATGGTCCTCATATTGACATGGATGTGGATATTGGAGACAGTGGTATGAATGACATAGTAGGGAGGCCAAATATTGTAACAAATAGGGTTGAGAATGAA GCAGAAAATTTGCAGGCACATGCGGCTGTTGGGCCATCAGATGATTCTAATATTAACATGCCAAATCAACCAG ATCAGTCAGACCCTGCTGGGTTTCTAGCAAATGATCATGATAAAAATTCCAGAAGATCAGATGATGGTCCAGAACAGTGTTTACAG GAAAAGACAGATGGTAATTCTATTTTGCCTGATTATGGACAAAGGAGAGTTAGGCGATCGAAAAGACAACATAAAGATAAAAGTCTTTCTCGGAGGCAGAGCCTTGCAG CTGCCGGTACATCATGGGAGGCTGGACTAAGGAGGAGCACCAGGATCAGGACAAGGCCTTTGGAATTTTGGAGAGGGGAAAGAATGGTGTATGGTCGTGTACATGATAGTGAGTACAATACTAATACTTATCACGGGAACACACTAG GTTTGGCCACTGTCATTGGTATTAAGTGCATTTCACCGGGAACTGATGGGAAACCCACTATGAAGGTGAAATCTTATGTATCCGATGAATACAAAGAGCTTTTGGAGCTGGCATCTCTATGTTGA
- the LOC107494654 gene encoding U4/U6 small nuclear ribonucleoprotein Prp31 homolog isoform X1, with the protein MATLADSFLADLDELSDNEAEIPEENEVDAADMEEDIDGDLADLENLNYDDLDSVSKLQKTQRYIDIMQKVEEALQKGTEVSIQGVDLEDDPEYQLIVECNALSVDIENEIVIIHNFIRDKYRLKFPELESLVHHPIDYARVVKKIGNEMDLTLVDLEGLLPSAIIMVVSVTASTTTGKPLPEDVLSKTIEACDRALALDSAKKKVLDFVESRMGYIAPNLSTIVGSAVAAKLMGTAGGLVALAKMPACNVQLLGAKKKNLAGFSTATSQFRIGYIEQTEIFQTTPPPLRMRACRLLAAKSTLAARVDSIRGDPSGKTGRLFKDEIHKKIEKWQEPPPAKQPKPLPVPDSEPKKKRGGRRLRKMKERYAVTDMRKLANRMQFGVPEESSLGDGLGEGYGMLGQAGSGKLRVSVGPSKLAAKVAKRFKEKNYGSSGATSGLTSSLAFTPVQGIELTNPQAHAHHLGSGTQSTYFSETGTFSKIKRT; encoded by the exons ATG GCTACCCTTGCCGATTCTTTTCTTGCTGACCTCGACGAACTCTCTGATAACGAGGCTGAAATTCCG GAGGAGAATGAGGTCGATGCAGCAGATATGGAAGAAGATATTGATGGGGACCTGGCTGACCTAGAGAATCTCAACTATGATGACTTGGATAGTGTTTCCAAGTTGCAGAAAACCCAGAGATACATTGATATTATGCAG AAAGTGGAAGAAGCCCTTCAAAAGGGTACAGAAGTGTCAATTCAAGGAGTAGATCTAGAAGATGATCCTGAATACCAATTGATTGTTGAATGCAATGCCCTGTCGGTAGACATTGAGAATGAAATTGTGATTATCCACAATTTTATTCGTGATAAGTATCGCTTGAAATTTCCAGAGCTTGAGTCACTGGTTCATCACCCAATTGACTATGCTCGTGTTGTTAAGAAGATAGGAAATGAAATGGATCTTACTCTTGTTGATCTAGAAGGGTTGTTGCCTTCCGCAATTATCATGGTTGTCTCAGTTACAGCGTCAACTACAACTGGCAAGCCTCTACCAGAAGATGTCCTCAGTAAGACAATTGAAGCATGTGATCGAGCTCTTGCTCTTGATTCAGCAAAGAAAAAAGTTCTTGACTTTGTCGAGAGTAGAATGGGGTATATTGCACCTAATCTTTCTACTATAGTTGGGAGTGCTGTTGCAGCTAAACTCATGGGGACAGCTGGTGGTCTAGTAGCTCTAGCAAAGATGCCTGCCTGCAACGTTCAGCTTCTAGGTGCCAAGAAAAAGAATCTTGCTGGGTTTTCCACTGCAACATCTCAGTTTCGCATAGGATACATTGAGCAAACAGAAATATTTCAGACTACTCCTCCTCCTCTTAGGATGCGAGCGTGCCGACTCCTGGCTGCAAAGTCTACACTTGCAGCACGAGTAGATTCAATACGTGGGGATCCATCTGGGAAAACTGGAAGGCTCTTCAAGGACGAGATCcacaaaaaaattgagaagTGGCAGGAGCCCCCTCCTGCCAAGCAACCCAAACCGCTTCCTGTTCCTGATTCCGAGCCTAAAAAGAAGAGAGGTGGTCGCCGCCTTAGGAAGATGAAAGAAAG GTATGCAGTAACAGACATGAGAAAGTTGGCCAACAGGATGCAGTTTGGTGTTCCTGAAGAGAGCTCTTTAg GGGATGGTCTAGGTGAGGGTTACGGAATGCTTGGTCAGGCTGGCAGTGGCAAGCTTCGTGTGTCAGTTGGGCCTAGCAAACTTGCTGCAAAAGTTGCTAAGAG attcAAGGAAAAGAATTATGGCAGCAGTGGTGCTACATCTGGGTTGACCTCAAGTTTGGCCTTTACACCAGTTCAG GGGATTGAGCTGACAAATCCACAGGCTCACGCACACCACCTTGGTAGTGGAACTCAAAGCACTTACTTCTCTGAAACCGGAACCTTCTCGAAGATCAAGAGGACTTGA
- the LOC107494654 gene encoding U4/U6 small nuclear ribonucleoprotein Prp31 homolog isoform X2 — MEEDIDGDLADLENLNYDDLDSVSKLQKTQRYIDIMQKVEEALQKGTEVSIQGVDLEDDPEYQLIVECNALSVDIENEIVIIHNFIRDKYRLKFPELESLVHHPIDYARVVKKIGNEMDLTLVDLEGLLPSAIIMVVSVTASTTTGKPLPEDVLSKTIEACDRALALDSAKKKVLDFVESRMGYIAPNLSTIVGSAVAAKLMGTAGGLVALAKMPACNVQLLGAKKKNLAGFSTATSQFRIGYIEQTEIFQTTPPPLRMRACRLLAAKSTLAARVDSIRGDPSGKTGRLFKDEIHKKIEKWQEPPPAKQPKPLPVPDSEPKKKRGGRRLRKMKERYAVTDMRKLANRMQFGVPEESSLGDGLGEGYGMLGQAGSGKLRVSVGPSKLAAKVAKRFKEKNYGSSGATSGLTSSLAFTPVQGIELTNPQAHAHHLGSGTQSTYFSETGTFSKIKRT; from the exons ATGGAAGAAGATATTGATGGGGACCTGGCTGACCTAGAGAATCTCAACTATGATGACTTGGATAGTGTTTCCAAGTTGCAGAAAACCCAGAGATACATTGATATTATGCAG AAAGTGGAAGAAGCCCTTCAAAAGGGTACAGAAGTGTCAATTCAAGGAGTAGATCTAGAAGATGATCCTGAATACCAATTGATTGTTGAATGCAATGCCCTGTCGGTAGACATTGAGAATGAAATTGTGATTATCCACAATTTTATTCGTGATAAGTATCGCTTGAAATTTCCAGAGCTTGAGTCACTGGTTCATCACCCAATTGACTATGCTCGTGTTGTTAAGAAGATAGGAAATGAAATGGATCTTACTCTTGTTGATCTAGAAGGGTTGTTGCCTTCCGCAATTATCATGGTTGTCTCAGTTACAGCGTCAACTACAACTGGCAAGCCTCTACCAGAAGATGTCCTCAGTAAGACAATTGAAGCATGTGATCGAGCTCTTGCTCTTGATTCAGCAAAGAAAAAAGTTCTTGACTTTGTCGAGAGTAGAATGGGGTATATTGCACCTAATCTTTCTACTATAGTTGGGAGTGCTGTTGCAGCTAAACTCATGGGGACAGCTGGTGGTCTAGTAGCTCTAGCAAAGATGCCTGCCTGCAACGTTCAGCTTCTAGGTGCCAAGAAAAAGAATCTTGCTGGGTTTTCCACTGCAACATCTCAGTTTCGCATAGGATACATTGAGCAAACAGAAATATTTCAGACTACTCCTCCTCCTCTTAGGATGCGAGCGTGCCGACTCCTGGCTGCAAAGTCTACACTTGCAGCACGAGTAGATTCAATACGTGGGGATCCATCTGGGAAAACTGGAAGGCTCTTCAAGGACGAGATCcacaaaaaaattgagaagTGGCAGGAGCCCCCTCCTGCCAAGCAACCCAAACCGCTTCCTGTTCCTGATTCCGAGCCTAAAAAGAAGAGAGGTGGTCGCCGCCTTAGGAAGATGAAAGAAAG GTATGCAGTAACAGACATGAGAAAGTTGGCCAACAGGATGCAGTTTGGTGTTCCTGAAGAGAGCTCTTTAg GGGATGGTCTAGGTGAGGGTTACGGAATGCTTGGTCAGGCTGGCAGTGGCAAGCTTCGTGTGTCAGTTGGGCCTAGCAAACTTGCTGCAAAAGTTGCTAAGAG attcAAGGAAAAGAATTATGGCAGCAGTGGTGCTACATCTGGGTTGACCTCAAGTTTGGCCTTTACACCAGTTCAG GGGATTGAGCTGACAAATCCACAGGCTCACGCACACCACCTTGGTAGTGGAACTCAAAGCACTTACTTCTCTGAAACCGGAACCTTCTCGAAGATCAAGAGGACTTGA